The Xiphophorus couchianus chromosome 6, X_couchianus-1.0, whole genome shotgun sequence genomic interval GGACGGAGCCTCAGACATCACTGAGATACACAATTGATGCAGCCAAGGCCAGCAGGGCGACAGCAGTAGCCATGGCAACACCTAAACAAGGAGGaggattttgaaatgttaattcAGCAACccatttctaaaacaaagacACTGTTAGATTAGaagaattttcagtttttaataggATGCATTtgacaaagaataaataaatattcaaaatattcattttgaagaaaaaatgatcaaaacatgtTAGCAAgacaacaaagtaaaaacagcagaaatcagaaaaagcagaaagaggtGGCAAATACTTTCTGTATCTATATATAACTTGAATTAGCTGCTGAGGTCTAACGTGGGCAGATGGACCTCACCAATGTAGTTGTTTCTCCAGGGATCCAGCAtctcattttcttctgctgaTTCTTCTTGAAACACAcagataaaatgtaatgaatcgGGCACCCATGGTTACATCACACCTGCATTCACAGCTAAGTTATTCAGCGTGAAAATGAAAGATATTTACTTGATCAGCTTCAATAACTTTTAATCAGATTTGTGCTTAAAAAGAAGTTTCTATGTTTTGCTTTAGTAAATTTTGCTTACTATAGGCCAGCATAGCAAAACAACAGTAATGCAGGCTCACTATGAAGAATTGAAGTAAGTTAATGACTGGATGCAATCAGCAGAATTTCCTTACATAGAAACTTGTTACCTGTTTGACTAATGCACTTATTTTGACTGTATAGTTTGATAACTGGAACCAAACTGGAATGCATGTCATTGAAGTGCCCTGAGACagcatttgttgtgaattattGCTAAATAAATTATGTCAAACGTAATCGCAGCATGGTACTGTCTTTTGCAGACTGCATTTGGATAGTGATATGAATAATTGTAggcaaggttttaaaaaaaataagtaaaaaaggCCTTTTCAGCAAAATCACAGCACAGCGTTGTTAGTACCTTCTGTAACCTCGCTCTCTAAGACTTCTGCAATCATCTCCTGAGTGGCGTCCAAGTCTTCCTCGGCTGCGTCCATGTCCAACATCTCCTTGAACCGGTCGGTCATTTCTGACAATCCTTCGTCACTAAACTGGTAGTCACACACACTCAGCGGGCCAGTGGATTTCACTGCGCAGAAGACACGACGAGGGAGGCAGAACTGCTCTGAAACCACAAACAAGAGCAGAAACATCTTTTACAACAACAATCTACCTatcattcttttaattttatgattttgtgaTAATGGATACGTACTGCACCCCCTCTGGTGActtgggattttttaaaattatcatAAAGCTTTTAATATCTCCAGATAACTTAATTTATGTTTAATCTCAGGTCTAACACCCTGCCATACGCCAAATATATTCTACAGCCgtaataaaagctttaaaacacagGGGGGGGAAAGTCTCAAGGTCTTGATAAAACCATTAAACCAACTGGATTTGGTGGAATCAGGTCATTCTGAACCATAGCCCTGAGTTCACACATAAATCTGTACAGCAATAATCATATAACTAACTGAATCCACCATGTGAAGTTCGACTTCATACCCGTCTGTTTTCGGCCcttgttttcctcattttgtgtCTGCGGCTCCTCCAGCAGCATCTGAACTCTTGTGGCCACCGTAGAAACGATATCTCTCTTCAGCAGCTGTTCGTAACAAAAACTTTAACTATAACTAGCcgacaaattattttaagttacGCATTTTGTCAGCTTGTAACAAGCATCACCTTCTCAGCCAGTTTAGCTTTTGGTTTGTTGCTGTGAAGGAAAGCTCTGCTGTGGATCGCTCCACTGACCGACACGCAGCCTCCGCACCGCTGGACCACATCTGCTGGCGTCTGCATGTCCTACAACACAGAGGAAGTTCAGGTAAAGGACCCAATATCACTTTACACAGAACCTCTATTCACTCCACGcagaacatttttgcaaagtaCAACAAGAGTAGATTTCTCTGTGTGAACCCCACTTGTTCTTATGCCTGGAAAtgatgtaaaactgtaaaaaaaaaagttattaaaactaattcaaataaaatattacagtgaaaatgtttgaaaaatatatcCTCCAAATTGAGTGCATTTattaagaaagagaaaaaaaagttagattAAACCTAACAAAAATAACTGACTAATTTGAAGAATCACAGATGgtaaaattacttttactcTTATAAAGAAAAAGTGTAAATGCTGCTCGCTTTGAATTTCTGATTTCATTGTAAAGCATCTTTCAGTGTCCAGCAACAAGCTTCGTAACCCTGAAGTTATTTGGTTTCActcaattaatttcaacaaatagATGCACTTAATTGAAAATTTCAAAACCTTTCATTAGGAGCTTATAAGGTGACTTTATAATAAAGCTTTTTTAGACGTCTCTACTAGGAGTGCGGACAAATGTGGCTGATGCTGTGCGTGTCTTACCGGTGTGATGAGCAACTGAGCTGAGATGGTCTGTCTCACATTCTTTTTCTAGAGGGAAACAaagtagataaaaaatatacatatatatttttctcttttacacaTAATCTGACATTATACATCCCAAAAGATGCACAGAGGTTTGTTTGCTGTTGAGTGTTAATTTCTAATTAATCATCATAGAATAGGTGGACTTCACTTGCAGGTTCTTATTCTAAAACAAATGGTAGATATTCCAGccattttacattgtttttttatatacaggtataaaatgcattaaaaatggagaataacttaatttttaagCATGTAGGAGAACACTGCAGGTTTAATCAAACTGGTAGCAGAAGTCAACTTGAAAGTTTCAGTGAAGATAATCACCATTAGATCCAACTccaaataatctgtttttattatcatgtgcatgttaatttatttacttgtaGTGTTTATGTTTACACAACCTGTCCTGCTTTGAGCTCTGAGTCCTCTGGCAGCTTCTTTCCATCAATGAGACAAACTCCCCTTTCAATCTGCTGTGCCCAAACTTTCAGCTCCTcctgaaacaaacaagaagcTAAGACCAGTTCCACTCAAGCTGCTTTATGATATGTTTCATGAATCAGAGTGGGTGTTTTTTTATACCTTAAGGCAATCAtccatgtttcttgtgaaggcCATGTTTTCTGGGAGTGGAACCATCAGGTCTACACTCAGGCAACAGGACACCGTAGCCCAGGAAGAACACACACCTGACTGGTACTTCCAGTCTGCTGGTTTGGCCAcactctgaaaaaaacaaaaaataactcagCGGATCATAATTTACAATTCCACTACCCTAAggctaaacataaaaagaagaagttgtGGACAAAAAACTTAATcaacatattttgaaatattaattacGTATTGAAACGTACACATTTATAGAAGGAGAGCACAGTGGTTTAACTGTAACAGCTGCAgatcaaagacattttaagacaaaatacacacaaaccTTGGGGTCTTTGATGTCAAACGTTCTGCAGACAGTTCTGATAGTAGAGGTTAAAGAGAGACCATCACACCGTGTGAGGTAGAGACAACATCACGGCTGTGGGAAAAAGGATACTTCCTGGTTTTGGGGTTGACATGCAGCGTGACGCAGTCTGTTACATCATCATCAGCGGGCGTCCAGAGCCGCTCCGAGGAGATCAGGTTCTCCACCGAAAACACCAACTatccaaacaaacacacacagagagctCTCAGACACTATTTCTTGGCTGTCAACTGTAATTTCCACGGTGGAGGATTAATAAGGTTATAACTTATCTTAACGTATCTCATAGGTCTATAAAGGTGACCATTTCCAGctattttcacatgtttttaaaatatgcgCAATGTCCCATTACCTGTCGGAGCGTGGTTAGAGTGTCCTTGGCATCACTCTCACTGATTATAAAAACTCCCAACACAGACAGGCCTCCAGGCAGCATCCTGGATACCTGGAAACAATCAACAAAGTCTTGCTGTTTAAAGCTGGCAACACTGACAAATATTCAGACAGACTTCTCCATATTGCATATTGTTATACCACTGGAACTGACTCATATtttatgaacacattttttaactccTTTGATGCAAAAGACTTCAAAACATCTACAAGTGCAGTATCTAAGAGTGAATCTTTTTACTTACTTGTCGTGCGTGCTCAGACACCCACTCTTTGTCCGCCGACTTCCCGCCATCTGCAGATTCATTGTTTTGGGGTGTCCTTGTTGCCATAACAACAAAATCCCTTTGGACCGTGCTCTGAAACATTTAGTACTTAACATGACTTGATATCATTTCCCAACACACAAAGCATTAAACTATGCCAATGATTAGTCATTTTAAAGCacagattttaaatatacacAAGACATTAGCTctgaaacagatttaaaaaaatgttcctctTGACATCCAGGCACCACTGTGTATTTTTTACTGAATAATTTCAGTACCTTTTTCCAAAcacgttaaaaaaaatctaccaaatTATGTATTTGGGACAAATATCCTATTAAACTGTAACATGAAAAGCAGCTGTCATTAACAAAAATAAGCACACAAATTGTACTTGTTGGATTACAAAAATATGGTATCTAAGGAAGCTGTATttgtgtgttagaatggcccagtcaaagttcaaaccaaAATTCAACTGGGATTCTGTGGAgatattaaaatttcttttcacatttaaatatttagttcctaGATGTGCTTAGCTGGTAGAGACTGCTCCACTTCGCAAACATCCAAAATTTAGTGTTGATCTACCACAAAACTGCATGAGAAATCTTAAAATAAGTATGAAGAAGAGCAATGTACCGTATGTGCAAGTGCAAAGACCCACCTGTCCAATAAGCAGACCTGTGACTGGACCTGCTAGCTGTGAACACAGTCTGGACAGATATCCCTCCACATCATCTTCAACAATATAGCTCCGACCCATactgtgaaagaaagaaaagtaaaagtcaCATAAAGTCATGAGctttaatatttcatgtttgttgGTTTGCAGTGGGAAAGACGTGTGGAGGACTGGAACAGCACTAAAATAGACAAACAGACCAATAAATAAGACGAAggtttaaatttgaaataaaactcacTCTTTTGTCGCTGAATTAGGTGAAACAAAACTCAAGCTCGTCGACTATAAGAACCTGGCTGTGTATCTTACTAGCTGGTCAGTTGTTCCTGctacatttatgtatttatgtaatgGTTTTGCCcgattacaaataaaaaagaacccACGGGTTTCAGCACAATAAATTTCACACTGTGTATAAAATTCCTCACAGAAGCAAATGTGAAATATGTACAAACCTGAAAGCTAAAATAATCACTTCTGACAGCTGGCTGTGGTCCGTCAGCAAagcaaaaggaggaaaaaaactacaaattcaACAATTGTTTTGTGACATATATCCGTCGCATATTTTTATCGTCATGAATGGCTCAAAGTATTTTGTTAAGCTAGATCTACAATTAAAGAAGCacttccatgttttcttcaaaataagactCAAACGCTTTGTTTTATCCGATAGCACTGATGTAGTTATGAACCTAAAAAGTCACACTTCAAAGCataaacaactaaaaaccaaCTAAATTAATGTCGATGTCCACACATGTGCTTATTATTAACAGTGAAAATCATTCATTTCacacaaacagttttattttgaaagtttaagTTGTATTTCCTGTATCATCTATTAACGTAGCTTCAGACTTCCGTCGTCCGTACTCTTCAGTTTTGGTGATAGAATATAGTCCAGGACTACAGTTAAGGACTTTGGCGTTCAGTTATTTCTTTCGTTTTCGGGGAGGAGTTGGTGGAGATGGCGGTCGTCTTACTGCAGGCCTTAGAGCGGACAGAGTTGAACAAACTCCCGAAAGGCGTCCAAAACAAGCTGGAGAAGTTTGTAGCAGACCTGCAGAATGCTAACGAGGCGCTAAAGACGCAGCATGAGCGGTTCAAAGCAGACAGTGGTGAGTAACATCCGCCTAGCCACTATCATAATTCACTGTTATTAGTGTTAAAATGACATAAACCACTCCTGGCTGCTAGAATATCTTTATTTGTGTCGTTCGGTGTACAAACTATTGCCGTGTTTGATCCATTTTTGGATAAAAATCACCCTTCTGTGCTAGCTGCGGTGCTATGCTAAAAGCTAACTACGGCGGTGGAGAGGGATTCCCACAGGCTCAGAAAGCACCTTCTGATCACACGATGCTTAGGAATCTCCTGTTTGAAGgccaaaatcacaaaataatgctaaatattctaaaattgttttttgatcTTTGTACACTATATCAGTATAAACGcccaagagagagagagaaaaaaacatagtaCTAATTCTAAATGAGATTTTGTGCGGGGGATTTCATTCATGCTTCATGAACACTTAAATCTTATTGTGTCTAATTAatttatgtatatgtatatatatatatttttgactgGTAGTTCAGACTGGTACTGAACTAAAGACTGGTACTGAACTACACAGACAGCACCCTACAGGCTATCATAACACACGGTGATgtagaaaaaaagtctttgctaaaaattaaataaataatctgttaattaaaaataattgtcaacatCATAAATTGTGACAAAAGCAGCCATATACATTAATTTTCACTCTGTCACAAATTTAAAGAGTTAATAATATTCCTTTAAGCAATTTACACATTCTTTaataatattcctttatttaatcaggtaaaccctgttgagatctagatctcattttcaagagggacctgaaacaaacttcacttcGTGAtaggcggggatactcaccactgtactaacgaggagatctttgtcaacatttttgcacagaaaaatttactttcatattCTTTTATATCCCTGCTTACCTGCTGAATATTTTGTCCCTGCAGAGCAACGATACTTTGACTTTGAGAAACAACTGACAGAGAGCCAAGAACAGATCCTTTCTGCCACAAACGACCTGCAGATCCTGAAAGAGGAGAATAAAAAACTAAGTgagttcttatttatttgttatataACCAATAAATCGGTTTCCTTACGTTGCTAAACGTTTGATCTCAATGTTTCTCTTTGTGCAGATGAAGAGCTGAGCTCTTTGAAAGGAATAGAGGATGAGAccagtgaagaaaaacaaccacaacagGTAAAGGAAATGAACAGTTCCCAAACCTAATTTTATCCTCTCCCTGGTTGGTACTGATGGCTGGTTAATTTGCTTAATGTGACAGATCTGCTCTTAAATATGattaacataatttattattcCATTCAAAGTTATGTGATCTATTCTTATCtctattttaaatttcttttctaACCTTTTTGTCAGTATGAATTAATTATTCCAAGAATATATCTATTTTAAAcccaaaatgaaattaattacataaatatttatttaaaaacatgggTCCAGCAAGGTAAATTCAGTATATGGATAATGTGGGTCATTATGCAAATACAGTCAAACACAGTTACTTACGGTCAGATGACACTTGAATGTACGTCAGATGTTTGAATTTGGTCAAATGAAGCTTTATTATACACAAACATGATGGtgttaaatgtgtgtttttaagggTTTTTGTTAGATCAATAAGGTTGTTcaaaagttttggttttaatcactgaaataataacaaatgaGATTTTTCACTATTGTTATAGTACTgcatctgtgtattttttttaatctttcattGCAGCAAACAAAGGCAAAGTATGAAATTGAGGCGGAGAAGAGAGAACTGGAGAGGCTGCTGGAGAAGAGAACGCAGGAGGTGGAGAACCTGACAGGTAACTTTGTTATTTAGGTCCTCGTTGAAATATTACAGAGCTCCTAAACAATGTGCTAATACGGCTAAATCTCCATTATTGTTTTAGAGATGTTTTCTCAtctcaggtttttgtttgtaactGCAGAAGACTTGCCTTATTTCTTCTAAATTtgtgacatttgtgtttttagaggaCATGAAACGTCTGAATGAGAAGCTGACCGACACCAACAAACTAAAGATGGAGCTCCAGCTAAAGCTGGATGAAATACAGTCATCGACAGCCTCTGTTCAGGTCTGATAGCTTTTCTTCCGGTTCACAATGATGTACTACTTCATGCTGGTCTGCCACGTAAAATCCACTCGATGGCTTAAGGATGTTAATGCTTTTACAAGGCAGTTTACGAAGCCAAAGAGgcagtttttcttctaaaagatAATATATCACTATAATTGTAGCACCGAGAGAAACGAATGGAGCAGGAGAAAGAGCTGCTGGAGAAGAAAGTTGATTGGTTAACTGCAGAGCTGTCGACCAAAACTGAGGAGTTACTGAACACCAACAGAGAGAAGGGGAAGGAGATACTGGAGCTGCAGGGCAGTCTGCAGAGCAGCAACGAGCAGGTGGCAAACATCTAAACACACCTGGGGATAAAAACACTGATATACTGCAGGCTTCTATGTTACGGTTgggttttgttgttctgtttagCTTCTTAATGTCTTATAATATTTCTCTTCAACAGGTGAGCAGACTGGAAAGTCAGCTCACTTCTCTGAAAGAACTCAGCGAAAGCCAAAGTAAAAGAGCTGAAGATCTCAATAACAAACTGAAACAGGTAATTAGTCCTAGTCCTATATATGtacacttatttttaaaagattccCCTCTTATGTCtgctttttttgtatctttcttTTACCATCTGTCCCTCAAGGCAAAGGATGAACAGGTTGCTATGGAGGAGAAATACCGTGTTGAGCTCAACGCTCATGTCAAGTTATCATCACTCTACAAGGTCAGAACCACTTAAATCTTAAAGCTCTTGATTACTGATCACTgattactaaaaaaaagaaaactcaatgTGGGGTGCTTCCTTCTGCAGGGTGCAGCGACTGACATGGAGGCAAAGAACCAGGAGCTGAGCAGAGCAGTGGAGGAGCTTAGCAAGCTGATCAAAGAGACAGGAGAAGGTACAACctctgagtattttttttactttagcttTCCATATGCCATTCATCTCTGATATTCTGTGATTGACCGATGTTACGACTTTTCAGCTAACAAGGGTCTGGAGAAGAAAGTTTCAGATGCTGAAGAGCAAAAGGTACGAGTTGAGGCCGAACTTAGAgagaagataaagaaaatggaGAAGGAGCTGGAAAATGCAACGATGAAGGCTGCCGGAAAAAACTGCTGTATGAATATTCACTCACACACTTTGTAGATGCCCGTGTTCATTCTGTTGAAGATGGAGTGTAGCAATGGTAATTGTAGTGCtaatgttctgtgttttcccCATGCAGGTGGGCCTTCTTTGACAGAAGAACAGCTGGACTCCATGTGTCCATCAGCGACTGCCATCGCTGCAATTGTCAAGCCTGGCATGAAATTTTTCGATGTAAGAAATAAACCCAGTTAACTGAAGTtgattttgtacagttttgacttaattactgctctagTTAATCACCTACAAAATTAACTtacgattatttcagtaatcgattaattgttcaGCCCTAGTTTGGCTagaaataaacatacatttttttattttcaagcagGAGAGAGTTTGGAGTCGATTTTTTATATTCAGACACCACTTTTCTGAGTAAAACATTCCCCTTCTGTGTTTCCCTTAGCTATATAATGCATACGCAGAGTGTCAGACCCATCTGCAGCTCGAGAAGCAGGAGACGAGGAGGGTGAGCAAAGTCCTTGATGAAATAGTGCAGGAGGTGGAGTCCAAAGCTCCTGTGCTCAAGCGACAGAGAGAGGAGTATGAGAGCATGCAGAGGTCAATGGCTTCCCTATGCAACAAACTGGAACAAGCTCGAACAGTGCGTCAAGTTATTTGAGCATGAATTTATTCACTTAGTGGCATTAAGTAATGTCTTtcataaatggaaaaacattttatgccaCCAGGAGATCTACAgtctgcagaaagagaaagatgAAGCCAAGCAGAGCTACGATGccatggagagagagaaactaAAGGCTGAGAGGCAACTAGAGGATTCATCTGCACAGGTATCGGATATTCAGTGTGAATTCATAGCAGTAACCCAGATCTGGAGTTTAACGTGTTAACTTGC includes:
- the odr4 gene encoding protein odr-4 homolog isoform X2, encoding MGRSYIVEDDVEGYLSRLCSQLAGPVTGLLIGQSTVQRDFVVMATRTPQNNESADGGKSADKEWVSEHARQVSRMLPGGLSVLGVFIISESDAKDTLTTLRQLVFSVENLISSERLWTPADDDVTDCVTLHVNPKTRKTVCRTFDIKDPKSVAKPADWKYQSGVCSSWATVSCCLSVDLMVPLPENMAFTRNMDDCLKEELKVWAQQIERGVCLIDGKKLPEDSELKAGQKKNVRQTISAQLLITPDMQTPADVVQRCGGCVSVSGAIHSRAFLHSNKPKAKLAEKLLKRDIVSTVATRVQMLLEEPQTQNEENKGRKQTEQFCLPRRVFCAVKSTGPLSVCDYQFSDEGLSEMTDRFKEMLDMDAAEEDLDATQEMIAEVLESEVTEESAEENEMLDPWRNNYIGVAMATAVALLALAASIVYLSDV
- the odr4 gene encoding protein odr-4 homolog isoform X1, which produces MGRSYIVEDDVEGYLSRLCSQLAGPVTGLLIGQSTVQRDFVVMATRTPQNNESADGGKSADKEWVSEHARQVSRMLPGGLSVLGVFIISESDAKDTLTTLRQLVFSVENLISSERLWTPADDDVTDCVTLHVNPKTRKTVCRTFDIKDPKSVAKPADWKYQSGVCSSWATVSCCLSVDLMVPLPENMAFTRNMDDCLKEELKVWAQQIERGVCLIDGKKLPEDSELKAGQKKNVRQTISAQLLITPDMQTPADVVQRCGGCVSVSGAIHSRAFLHSNKPKAKLAEKLLKRDIVSTVATRVQMLLEEPQTQNEENKGRKQTEQFCLPRRVFCAVKSTGPLSVCDYQFSDEGLSEMTDRFKEMLDMDAAEEDLDATQEMIAEVLESEVTEEESAEENEMLDPWRNNYIGVAMATAVALLALAASIVYLSDV